In Trifolium pratense cultivar HEN17-A07 linkage group LG7, ARS_RC_1.1, whole genome shotgun sequence, a genomic segment contains:
- the LOC123894131 gene encoding uncharacterized protein LOC123894131 isoform X2, translated as MVHFHVKAKIKTMASRGRNANARNKTIVMTFSPFEIQKGVTNFLKICVYFILSSGMTCVGTELVKDAAKIPKGNIVNHQTFLLIRGSNKVKQLSRDLKSFDRKVIVPRMYIMEHMDYSL; from the exons ATGGTTCATTTCCACGTTAAAGCCAAAATAAAGACTATGGCGTCTAGAGGACGTAATGCTAATGCGCgtaataaaacaattgttatgACTTTCTCTCCCTTCGag ATTCAGAAAGGAGTTACAAATTTTCTGAAAATATGTGTTTACTTTATTCTATCTTCTGGCATGACGTGTGTTGGGACGGAGCTTGTTAAAGATGCTGCCAAAATTCCTAAAGGTAATATCGTGAACCATCAAACG TTCTTGCTCATAAGAGGCAGTAATAAAGTCAAACAACTTTCAAGGGATCTAAAGTCATTTGATAGGAAG GTCATTGTACCAAGAATGTATATCATGGAGCATATGGATTACAGCCTCTAG
- the LOC123894131 gene encoding uncharacterized protein LOC123894131 isoform X1 encodes MVHFHVKAKIKTMASRGRNANARNKTIVMTFSPFEIQKGVTNFLKICVYFILSSGMTCVGTELVKDAAKIPKGHCTKNVYHGAYGLQPLERSIHIFIGDLFVIPTIDTQKKLVRHKVLNIMQS; translated from the exons ATGGTTCATTTCCACGTTAAAGCCAAAATAAAGACTATGGCGTCTAGAGGACGTAATGCTAATGCGCgtaataaaacaattgttatgACTTTCTCTCCCTTCGag ATTCAGAAAGGAGTTACAAATTTTCTGAAAATATGTGTTTACTTTATTCTATCTTCTGGCATGACGTGTGTTGGGACGGAGCTTGTTAAAGATGCTGCCAAAATTCCTAAAG GTCATTGTACCAAGAATGTATATCATGGAGCATATGGATTACAGCCTCTAGAACGatcaatacatatatttataggaGATTTATTTGTAATACCGACTAtagacacacaaaaaaaattagttaggCATAAAGTGCTTAATATTATGCAAAGTTAG